The Elgaria multicarinata webbii isolate HBS135686 ecotype San Diego chromosome 15, rElgMul1.1.pri, whole genome shotgun sequence sequence ggtatgCCTGAAGAACTGGTGGGCCAATGAGCAAAACCAAGCCCACCAGTGGCTCAACGGCCATTCCAGTTTGGCTTGTTGACCTGGAATTGGGAGAGCCCATagcggtagagcacatactttgcatgcagaaaattcAATCtcaaggtagggctgggaaaaccccTGCCTTGAAATCCTGAAGAgccgctgccagccagtgtcaacaatattggggtAGGTGGACCACCGGTCTAGCTCCCCTATAGGGCAGctgcctatgttcctatgatggcTGAACCAGGGGATCACCTGAAAGGCCTCAGACTGCATAAAATTCATTGAAGCAAGAAGCCTGTTTTGTAGCCTCTGTCCCTCACGCATGGACCTGGGGTGGTAATTTGGGCAGTTGTAATCTGCATTTCACTCCTTAGGTCAACAGGTCCAGCTCCAAGCAATCTGACCAACATGCAGGAAAGAACAAGGACCTGAGCTACACTGTTTGCCATGTCCACGAGGGATCCAGGGACGTGGTCTCCTTTAGCCTCCGATGACACAAATTGGCCCAACACCTCCATACTcagaactagggatgttggagaaatgctTCTGGGAGATGGACCAACAGAATTTCCAAGGCtcagctgcccccaccctcttcatTTTGTGGTGCCTGACTGATCTGCCGCGAgatgggccagtttgcagattttctgagaattttgtgctttttgcagggggaggaaaggttctgctatttgcacaaattcgacGGTAACTTGTGTGAATTGCTCAGTCATTTGCATGAATTgcagaactcccccccccttttccaaaaaaaaaagtgcaaagaaGTTCCTGGAGTTTAGGGAACAAACAAAAGCTCAGCTCATGGATGCAAAGTGCAGGGTCCCGGCTGCTGAACTCCTTCAAGCCCCCAAAGAACCAGGCTTTCCAAAGCTACCTTAGTTTTAAGGACATGCCtgtcaggaacacaggaagctgaccTGTAATATTAATCCATCctagtattgtccacactgactggcccTACCAGGAGATGTTGGAGATCAGACCTGGGTCCTCCTGCATGCAAACCGTGCGCTCTATCACCATCCCCCCAGTTGCTCCGTAGAGATCAACCTTTCCTGCACGTCATAGGACAGAGCTTTCTGGAAGAGTCATGCCAACATCATGGTCTATACTCAAGTGGGACCAAGGTGCACTAGCTAGGCAGGGAAGAATCGACAGCAAGCCTAACAGACTGGGCAGCATTGCACACATCCCGTCCCTATCCCTCACCAGTTGGAAGTTACATCTTGAACTCAAGGacgggcaatttgtggccctgcagatgttttggcttacaattcccatcaacccttaccagcagagccaatggtgagggctgatgtgAGCTgtaagccaaagcatctggaaggttgTTCCACTCATGCTTTAActgaaggaacataggaagctgctttatactgagtcagacctttcgtccatctagcccagtgttctaaacactgactggcagcaatggctctccagggtttcagacagggatttttccagccctacctggagataccagagattgaacctgcagccttctgcatgcaaagcaggtgctctaccactgaatgaTGGCCCTAACAGCTAAAATGTTCAGGCACAGGAAAGCGGGCACTAATATTCTTTCCTTTGAGcgttcatttttgttttgctcattCACCCGTTTGAAAGAGAAAACACCTCTTGGCTGTTCAAACCATTGCCCTGAAAAACTAATAAGACACTGTTTGTTTGCAGAGCAGAGGGTGATGCTGTAGCACCCCAAGTTATAGAAGGACTGAAAGGAAAGCCACCACTCTTGGGGGCAGGAGTGGGAGAAGGACATGTCAGCTACAGAAACGACTTCTGCAGGGAGATCATCAGAATCGGCTCATCGTTAAGACCAGGCAAAAGGAATTGCCTCCGACTCACAGTGACAGCTCATGGCATCCAGGACCCCACCTGCttgggaggaaaggaaattgaTCTCATTTTCACCTAAATCAGCTTTCAACTCCAGGTAACCAATTGCAGGAGACCCATCTTTCACATTGCCACCTCATCGCTACAGCCAAGCGGGGCTTcaagttttttgggttttttttgctgcacCACAGAAACTAGTTCAGAGGCTTTACCTTCCCCAGCGAACCctttaagaggaaaaaaatgacCATTACCTATTTGCCTCCCCGCCACCTTTTCCAGGCATCAACCCTCAACAGTTTTGCAGAGCCACAGGTGCGCCCACACATCCGGTCCGGCTGCCTTTCGTTTGCTACAGTCTGCTCGCCTCTCCGCCTCTGCTAAGTGTGCACAGCAGAAGGAAGAGCGAAATGCAAGCACGTGAGAGGCAGTCGCcagcagagagaaagagtgaaAACTGTGTTATAGAACGGCCTGATCCCCAGGACACCACAGTGCTTGAGTGCAATAcccttttcttgtcttttttgggAACCCACCACAGATGAGGAACTCATAAGGCATTCTGGAGGCCATGATCCTGAGCCATCCCATAGCAAACTGCATTCCCCATCCACTCACACatccactcactcacacacacacacacacacacctgtagccATGGTGGATAGTGCACGCCTCAACTTCCCACCCCACCTGTCCATAGCCATTGTTGACACAGGTGAAGCCCTAGAAGCTCATCTTGGGCACTGGGACAAGTGGTCTCCTCCACTGCAGAACAAGTGTCCACCTTCCATGGGAGATCCAATGGCTGGCTGGCCTTTCCATCTTGGCTTTGTTCCCAGTTAGAGGCTTTCAGCAGGGGAAGCTGAaagaagaaggtggtggtggaggaggacgaggaggacgaagaggagaagaagcacaGCCTttgatttcccttcccccttttcccGGGGAAGTCATACTGGTTTGTCCAAAGTCTTGGGGAAAGTGGCTCCGCTAGACGAGGAGATCTTCCGACAGACCGTGTTGGTGTGATTCGGGCAACGGCAGCCGGGCCGTTTCACAGCATCGTAGCCCCTCTGGCAAAGTTTGAGGCACCCCACGGTGGGGAAGTAGCAGCATAGGCAGGGCATGAGCAAGGACAGGAAGCTCATGGCAACCCAGCGGGCGCAGCAGGATCCGGGGCCACAGGAGCAAGGGTCGTCCGCGCAGGTGTCCTCGTCGTCCGAGGAGCAGTGGTAGAAGATGCCCTTGACGCAGCAGAGGCAAGTCCCGTAGTCAATGAGGTTCTCCGGCGAGCAGAGGCAGCGCTGGTTGCACAGCCAGCAGGAGGGCAGGCTGCGCACGGCCGCGCAGTGGGCGCACTTGCAGTGGCCGCATTCCTCGCAGATGAAGAGGTGACCTGAGTGGAAGGCGGGAGACTTCCCGGAGGTCCCCTTCAGCAGCTCCTCCGGCTTCAGGTCGCCCGCCCGGGGCTGCGTCCGGATGAGCGAGTGCCCGGAGTGTGACGGCGTGATGCTGCCGAGGAGCCGCTGCTCAGAGGCGGTGGTGCTGTGGGAGAGCGAGCTGGCAGTGCTGGAATGGCTCAGGGGTTGCTGGAGGGGCAGCGCCTGGCTGGGATGAAGGTCCTGGAAGACCGAGGATGCCAGGCGTCCCTGAGTCAGCTCCTGCTTGTGGACCGCCTGGTGCGGCTGGGACAGAGAAAGGGTGGAGGGCGCTTGCTTGAAGGAGGGAGGTCTCTCCACGTAGTCGTTGGTGGCGCGGATGGCGCGGATCTGGTCGATGGAGAGGACCTGCTGGAACTCCTCAGGCACAGAGTCCACGATCTCTTCGGGGCTGCGCTCGGCGGTGCTGGATGCGAGCGGCattctggggaaggaggaggcctcGGGTCAACAGGGAACATCAGAAGACCCTACAGCAGAAGGAACAAGAAGCAGAGATACAACCATCTTTAATCCAGCTGGTCAATGTCAGACTGAGGCATCGTTGAGGCAAGTGAGAAGTGGATCCCCAACAGCAGGGAAAGGAACTGTCGACACTCTGGCACAGAGGTTTTTAGGAAAGGGAAAGGACGCACATCTCTGGATCTTCGGGTGGGTTGGAACCTCCGTTTAAAGAGCAACGCCTAGTCGGCGCTCTCAAAGAAAGGTCTGCTGGAGCGGCCAAATCCATTCTGCCCATTGACAAAATTAGCAGCATTTTTATACACACCGTAACCCAGAAGAGTGGAAAACTCCAGAACGCCAGAGATTTGTAGCCACTCTGTGAGACAAGCCGGCCCCACCCCCGTGCTCCAGATAGAGGAGAACTGAAacacaggaagggagggaggagcttCTGAAAGGCACAAAAccaagcaggagagagagagagagtcgcgtttgcttaccatcgcttctctgcccacgcatttgtccctcattacttcctcttttgaaagagtaagtaaacaacatgcacatggcccattcagtgggccgttttgatcgcgctgcttctcctgcacacagcaggagggagcagcaacttcccagacttactggggtgttttttgtcacgcgaagaaggctagaagaggcgggaggcagacaacattgtgagagggatccgtgagtgcccagtaatgagcgtgtaataaaacgcccatctgatggagctctatatctaCAATCCTCACTTTGCATTTCACCCACACACCCTCTCTTTCCCACAAGAGCCTGCACAACAGCTTTGTCCAACCCTTCGcccttccagatgcattggactacaattcccatcgttCCAACCAGCAAGTCTGTACTGGCCGGGGTGATGGGAGGTAGattctgacacatctggaagggctgGAGAAGACTACTGTAGAACAGACTTTAGTCTTGTGGGGTGGGAAGAGACTATCAGGAAATTCAATTGCTTGGATAAATCAGCTCATAGCCCCTTCTGTTTGAAAAGCTCCTGTACACCTCCTACCTCCTAGCCAAGCATTCATCAATTCTACACCTTTTCCAAAAGGTGGCAACGTCGGGTGCCTCTACTGGGCAGAATGGAGAAAGCACACATGCACGTatacaaaaaaaatacacacaaacagaGGAGATGCACTCCAGAACCACCTGTGCAGTGATTCGGAAACTGACAATTCTCGGTTTGCACAAGGGAGTCAACCACACTGAAAAAGAACTGGGATCTCCTGGATCCCCCTGCCGCAGGTAGGCCTTCACATGCACTGCCCCAAGCCCCTGCACATACAGCGGGAGCGGAAGGGGGaggtggactacaattcccatcaactctGTGTAGCAAAGCaaatgatgaaggatgatgggagttgcagtccaacaagggGCACACGTTCCCCCATCTGGGCTGTACAAGGAAGCCAGGCTAGACCCCCTGATGATCAGGGGCTGGTTtattcaccacacacacacacacacacacacacacacacacacacacacgtatatggACTGCAGGACTCAGGAGGCCTCCTCATAGCTCCTGAAGattgtgaggtggggggggcaaaGGATTAAAAAATCCTCAATATGGGGTAGCACAAGTCTACTAAACATCAGAATGTAGCACTCCAGGCTCTCAGGGACCAGGCAAAGTCatcgtgggggtggggtggggtggagggattgGGCGCGATCCACCAACCGCACTCACACCATCTCCTCTACACcttgggtgctctctcctcccgCTCCCCAGCGGAGGCCGGCTTTTTCAGGTCAGCAAACTAAGCCCTCGATGAGGCTCGAGTCAATGaagccaagaggcagctggtaaCAAAAGCAGTCTGagcaagagggagaaaagaggcgGTGGGAAGATTGATTTTTGTTAGCCAGGTTGACCTTGAAGAAGAGCAAAGATCAAGAAGCATCTTCCTTTGATTGCTGAAAGACAGGGCTAATTTAGGTGTTCTTCCCGCCAAAG is a genomic window containing:
- the SPRY3 gene encoding protein sprouty homolog 3; translated protein: MPLASSTAERSPEEIVDSVPEEFQQVLSIDQIRAIRATNDYVERPPSFKQAPSTLSLSQPHQAVHKQELTQGRLASSVFQDLHPSQALPLQQPLSHSSTASSLSHSTTASEQRLLGSITPSHSGHSLIRTQPRAGDLKPEELLKGTSGKSPAFHSGHLFICEECGHCKCAHCAAVRSLPSCWLCNQRCLCSPENLIDYGTCLCCVKGIFYHCSSDDEDTCADDPCSCGPGSCCARWVAMSFLSLLMPCLCCYFPTVGCLKLCQRGYDAVKRPGCRCPNHTNTVCRKISSSSGATFPKTLDKPV